A section of the Malus sylvestris chromosome 17, drMalSylv7.2, whole genome shotgun sequence genome encodes:
- the LOC126611260 gene encoding AAA-ATPase ASD, mitochondrial-like, whose translation MFPATIFANFGSAIGGLMFVWAIFQQYFPYELRRHVEKYSQRMVGYVYPYIQITFNEFTGERLMRSEAYSAIENYLSSKSSTQAKRLKGDIKNNQSLVLSMDDHEEVDDEFKGVKVWWASGKYIAKQQTVSYVPVNDERRYYKLTFHKWQREQIIGPYLSHVLKEGKAIRVRNRQRKLYTNNGSHWSHVVFEHPATFETLAMEAEKKQDIVDDLMAFSKAEEFYARIGRAWKRGYLLYGPPGTGKSTMIAAMANLLEYDLYDLELTAVKDNTELRRLLIETSSKSIIVIEDIDCSLDLTGQRKQRKEKGEEQGEGRDPKEKMGKEDGEAKPSQVTLSGLLNFIDGLWSACRGERLIVFTTNYVEKLDAALIRKGRMDKHIELSYCNYESFKVLARNYLKLESHRLFPEIGALLGEVKMTPADVAEHLMPKKLSGDVEICLHSLFQALQKEKESGGLKAEEEAKEEKSPLAAESPSSNKK comes from the coding sequence ATGTTTCCGGCAACCATTTTTGCCAACTTCGGATCGGCGATCGGCGGGTTAATGTTCGTGTGGGCGATATTCCAGCAGTACTTCCCCTACGAGCTTCGAAGGCATGTCGAAAAGTACTCGCAGagaatggtgggatatgtgtatCCTTACATTCAGATCACTTTCAATGAGTTCACCGGGGAGCGGCTGATGCGCAGCGAGGCTTACTCCGCCATCGAGAACTACCTGAGCTCCAAGTCCTCCACGCAAGCGAAGCGCCTCAAGGGCGACATCAAGAACAACCAGTCGCTTGTTCTGAGCATGGACGATCACGAGGAAGTGGATGACGAGTTCAAGGGAGTCAAAGTGTGGTGGGCGTCCGGGAAGTACATAGCGAAGCAGCAGACGGTATCGTACGTTCCGGTGAACGATGAGAGGAGGTACTACAAGCTCACTTTTCACAAATGGCAGAGGGAGCAGATCATTGGACCCTACCTTAGCCATGTCCTGAAGGAGGGGAAGGCCATTAGGGTTAGAAACCGGCAGAGGAAGCTTTACACGAACAATGGGTCACACTGGAGCCACGTGGTGTTTGAGCACCCTGCAACATTTGAGACTCTGGCTATGGAGGCGGAGAAGAAGCAGGACATTGTCGATGATCTGATGGCCTTCAGCAAGGCTGAGGAGTTTTATGCGCGGATTGGGCGGGCTTGGAAGAGGGGTTACCTTTTGTATGGCCCGCCGGGGACTGGGAAATCCACCATGATCGCCGCCATGGCCAATCTTTTGGAGTATGATCTTTATGACCTCGAGCTGACCGCGGTTAAGGACAACACCGAGCTGAGGAGGCTGCTGATTGAGACGTCAAGTAAGTCGATTATTGTGATTGAGGACATCGATTGTTCGCTTGATCTCACGGGGCAGAGGAAGCAGAGGAAGGAGAAAGGGGAGGAGCAGGGGGAAGGGAGGGATCCGAAGGAGAAGATGGGGAAGGAGGATGGGGAGGCGAAACCGAGCCAGGTTACTCTTTCCGGGCTGCTGAATTTCATCGACGGGCTGTGGTCAGCGTGCCGCGGAGAGAGGCTCATTGTGTTCACAACAAACTACGTGGAGAAGCTTGATGCTGCATTGATCAGGAAAGGAAGGATGGATAAGCACATTGAATTGTCATACTGTAACTACGAATCCTTCAAGGTGCTGGCTAGGAACTACCTCAAGCTCGAATCACACCGCTTGTTTCCGGAAATTGGAGCGTTGCTTGGGGAAGTTAAGATGACTCCGGCTGATGTTGCAGAGCATTTGATGCCTAAGAAACTTTCCGGGGATGTCGAAATCTGCCTGCACAGTCTGTTCCAAGCTCTCCAGAAGGAAAAGGAGAGTGGAGGATTGAAGGCTGAGGAAGAAGCGAAAGAGGAGAAATCGCCATTGGCTGCAGAATCACCATCATCTAACAAAAAATGA